In one Desulfobulbaceae bacterium genomic region, the following are encoded:
- a CDS encoding efflux RND transporter permease subunit: MERFINILLARRWVTLTLTAIFALAGWVAWTRLPIDAFPDVTNVQVMILTEAPGLSTVDVEQQITYPIEQQMGGVPKVIQVRSLSKAGLSQVIVVFEDNTDIYFARQQIFERLANAREHLPSFAEPELGPISTGLGEIFQYTLEGDGMDAMELRRLQDALISPQLRPIPGVNEVNSFGGYVRQYHVLVDQESLLKYGISLREVVEALEKNNANAAGGFIVRGWEQTYVRGLGQLTGPDDIGGIVLKSHDGTSVHIHDVANITIGPQARQGAVTRDGHGEAVAGMVIMLRGENSKDVVTRVKNAIPRIQKSLPKGAMINIFYDRTELIEACIKTVADALIEGGVLVILVLFLFLAELRTALIVVLTLPLTFLVTFLIMGRLDISSNLMSLGGLAFSVGMVVDAAIVIVENMRRHFAENPEKSMKNRIAAVAVAEVARPVAFSIMIIAIVMVPLFSLQGIEGKMFLPLASTMIIAILVSLVVALTAVPVLSTLILSQTPEKEFWFIRALNRGYMSLLSGARRHGVVTMTIATMSLAAAGWAISGIGTEFMPHLDEGAIAVNAVRLPNASLDGSVSVSSFVEKRLLASFPEVSTVISKTGRAEISEDPMGPEQTDFFIMLKPKKEWTSGRSKAELIEGMNRELSSIPGIRLSFSQPIALRVNELISGVKSDLAVKVYGEDLEKLKGYADRVAAILSGLEGARDVKVEQVSGMEQIEISYDRTMLARYGVNAGDVNEAIEIALAGREATRIVEGPMRTATVVRLAEKDRMDLDSLEKLLIRGALGEPIRLGQVAQITTVEGPAQIGRENGMRRVAAEVNIRGRDLGSFVADAQEKLDGIEKELPTGYFLEYGGQFENQQRAMRRLTIVVPAALFLIFCLLFMALGNLRDSLLVILNLPFALVGGILAIRAWNMPLSVSAAVAFICLLGIAVQNGVVLIAFFRQLRDKGQTIDDTIREGCRLRFRPLLMTALTSFIGHLPMLYATGSGADIQKPLAVVVMGGIITSTLLTLVVIPVLYGWQEKRFNSTQWDEMLVPNREETIPIP, from the coding sequence ATGGAACGATTCATCAATATCCTCCTTGCCCGCCGCTGGGTGACTCTCACCCTAACTGCAATTTTTGCTCTTGCCGGCTGGGTAGCCTGGACCCGACTCCCTATCGACGCCTTCCCTGACGTAACCAACGTCCAGGTCATGATCCTGACCGAAGCGCCAGGGCTCTCCACAGTAGATGTGGAACAACAGATCACCTATCCCATCGAACAACAGATGGGCGGCGTGCCCAAGGTCATCCAAGTCCGATCCCTCTCCAAAGCGGGACTGTCGCAGGTCATTGTAGTCTTTGAGGACAATACTGATATCTACTTTGCCAGACAGCAGATCTTCGAACGTCTAGCAAACGCCCGTGAACATCTGCCCTCCTTTGCCGAACCGGAACTCGGCCCCATCAGCACCGGCTTAGGTGAGATCTTCCAATACACTCTGGAAGGTGACGGCATGGACGCCATGGAACTCCGCCGCCTCCAGGATGCACTGATCAGCCCCCAACTCAGGCCCATTCCCGGAGTCAATGAGGTAAACAGCTTCGGCGGCTATGTCCGACAGTACCATGTCCTGGTCGACCAGGAGTCTCTGCTTAAGTATGGGATCAGTCTGCGAGAAGTGGTGGAGGCCCTGGAGAAAAACAACGCCAACGCCGCCGGCGGCTTCATTGTCCGAGGTTGGGAGCAGACCTATGTCCGAGGTTTAGGCCAGCTTACCGGACCAGATGACATTGGCGGCATCGTGCTCAAATCCCATGACGGCACCTCGGTGCATATCCATGATGTCGCCAATATCACCATCGGCCCTCAAGCCCGGCAGGGTGCGGTCACCCGGGATGGTCACGGTGAGGCGGTAGCCGGCATGGTCATCATGCTTCGGGGGGAGAACTCGAAAGATGTCGTCACCCGAGTAAAAAACGCCATTCCCCGAATCCAGAAGAGCCTGCCCAAGGGGGCGATGATCAACATCTTTTACGACCGCACCGAACTGATCGAGGCCTGCATCAAGACCGTTGCCGATGCCCTCATCGAAGGCGGTGTTCTGGTCATCCTGGTCCTTTTCCTCTTCCTGGCCGAACTGCGAACCGCGCTGATTGTGGTCTTAACCCTCCCGCTCACCTTCCTGGTGACCTTTCTGATCATGGGCAGACTCGATATCAGCTCGAACCTGATGAGTCTGGGCGGACTCGCCTTTTCAGTTGGCATGGTGGTTGATGCAGCCATCGTCATCGTTGAAAATATGCGCCGCCACTTCGCTGAAAATCCAGAAAAATCCATGAAAAACAGGATAGCCGCCGTGGCCGTCGCTGAAGTCGCCAGGCCAGTTGCGTTCTCGATCATGATCATCGCCATTGTCATGGTGCCGCTCTTTTCCCTCCAAGGAATTGAAGGCAAAATGTTTCTGCCCCTTGCCTCGACCATGATCATCGCCATCCTTGTTTCTTTAGTCGTGGCGCTGACCGCGGTTCCGGTCCTTTCGACCCTGATCCTCAGCCAGACCCCGGAAAAAGAGTTCTGGTTCATCCGGGCCTTAAACCGTGGATACATGTCCCTTCTTTCCGGAGCCAGGCGTCACGGGGTCGTGACCATGACCATCGCCACGATGTCCCTTGCCGCCGCTGGCTGGGCCATTTCCGGCATCGGCACCGAATTCATGCCCCACCTGGATGAAGGGGCCATCGCAGTCAATGCTGTGCGCCTTCCCAACGCCTCGCTGGATGGCTCGGTCTCGGTCAGCAGCTTTGTTGAAAAACGGCTGCTCGCCTCCTTCCCTGAGGTCTCGACGGTGATCAGCAAAACCGGTCGGGCCGAGATATCGGAAGACCCGATGGGACCTGAACAAACAGACTTCTTCATCATGCTGAAACCAAAAAAAGAGTGGACCTCAGGCCGCAGCAAAGCCGAACTGATCGAAGGCATGAACCGGGAACTCTCCTCCATCCCCGGCATCCGCCTTTCATTCTCCCAACCCATCGCTCTCAGGGTCAACGAGCTGATCTCCGGGGTTAAGAGCGACCTTGCGGTCAAAGTCTATGGCGAGGATTTGGAAAAACTAAAGGGGTACGCCGACCGCGTCGCCGCCATCCTCAGCGGACTGGAAGGGGCTCGGGATGTTAAAGTGGAGCAGGTTTCAGGCATGGAACAGATCGAAATTTCCTACGACCGTACGATGCTTGCCCGCTACGGCGTCAATGCCGGTGATGTCAACGAGGCCATCGAGATTGCCTTGGCCGGACGCGAAGCAACACGGATTGTGGAAGGTCCCATGCGCACCGCGACAGTAGTCCGCCTTGCAGAAAAAGACCGAATGGACCTTGACTCCCTGGAAAAACTGCTCATCCGGGGGGCCTTAGGCGAGCCCATTCGCTTAGGCCAAGTGGCGCAAATTACCACTGTAGAAGGACCGGCACAAATTGGCCGAGAAAATGGGATGCGCCGCGTGGCTGCCGAGGTCAACATTAGAGGGCGGGATCTGGGGAGCTTCGTGGCCGATGCCCAGGAAAAACTAGACGGTATAGAAAAAGAACTCCCCACTGGTTATTTCCTCGAATATGGAGGCCAATTTGAAAATCAGCAACGGGCCATGCGGCGCCTCACCATTGTCGTACCAGCCGCGCTCTTTCTCATCTTCTGCCTGCTGTTCATGGCGCTTGGCAACCTCAGGGACTCACTACTGGTAATCTTAAACCTGCCCTTTGCTTTGGTAGGCGGTATCCTTGCCATCCGGGCCTGGAATATGCCGCTCTCGGTATCTGCGGCAGTGGCCTTTATCTGTCTGCTGGGGATTGCGGTACAAAACGGGGTGGTGCTTATCGCCTTTTTCCGACAGTTGCGCGACAAGGGTCAAACCATTGATGACACCATCCGTGAAGGCTGCCGTCTCCGTTTCCGTCCACTCCTGATGACAGCGCTGACCAGCTTCATCGGCCATCTGCCCATGCTCTACGCCACAGGCTCCGGCGCCGACATCCAAAAACCACTGGCTGTGGTGGTCATGGGCGGGATCATCACCTCCACCCTGCTAACCTTGGTCGTAATCCCGGTGCTTTACGGCTGGCAGGAGAAACGCTTCAACTCCACCCAATGGGATGAGATGTTGGTCCCAAACAGAGAGGAGACAATACCGATTCCATAA